A genomic segment from Lutzomyia longipalpis isolate SR_M1_2022 chromosome 3, ASM2433408v1 encodes:
- the LOC129793699 gene encoding uncharacterized protein LOC129793699 — protein MIRVKRCRFSAIFALIISLLIMAANFNSVVAPPGANPGKKWDKGWDNDWNEYNGESGDSTLSPGSSETLINQSNKGVAILSPNINGVELAAVLALLWSEASNNTANQAG, from the exons ATGATTCGAGTTAAACGTTGTcgattttctgcaatttttgccTTAATTATCTCTTTGTTAAtcatggcggccaattttaaTTCCGTTGTGGCACCACCAGGTGCAAATCCGGGTAAAAAATGGGACAAAGGTTGGGACAACGATTGGAATGAATATAATGGAGAAAGTGGAGATTCAACTTTATCACCAGGGAGCAGCGAAACCTTGATTAATCAATCAAATAAAGGAGTTGCAATTTTGAGCCCAAACA tcaATGGTGTGGAGTTAG ctGCTGTACTTGCATTATTATGGTCAGAAGCATCAAACAATACGGCAAATCAGGCTGGTTAA
- the LOC129793700 gene encoding uncharacterized protein LOC129793700: MIRVKRCRFSAIFALIISLLIMAANFNSVVAPPGANPGKKWDKGWNNDWNNGWNKNEYYGQSGSSGGSSAQNSTQSGGRKLVINQEQDGLSILSPNLDSTNLALGIPIVDSIVNGSSTIQRG, from the exons ATGATTCGAGTTAAACGTTGTcgattttctgcaatttttgccTTAATTATCTCTTTGTTAAtcatggcggccaattttaaTTCCGTTGTGGCACCACCTGGTGCTAATCCGGGTAAGAAATGGGACAAAGGTTGGAACAACGATTGGAACAATGGctggaataaaaatgaatattatgGACAAAGTGGCAGTTCAGGAGGAAGTTCAGCACAAAATTCAACCCAAAGCGGTGGAAGGAAGCTCGTAATCAATCAGGAGCAGGATGgcctttcaattttaagtccaaatc tCGACAGCACAAATTTGG ctttgGGAATTCCAATTGTTGATTCTATCGTAAACGGCAGTAGTACAATTCAAAGAGGTTGA
- the LOC129793702 gene encoding U2 snRNP-associated SURP motif-containing protein yields the protein MKKINQHKLQAFAVGAMGQRGLSRKEQEEQKKREEEQAAAHAFQEFVETFQEAPSTLSKVWVKAGTYDAGSRKEDHRERGKLYKPTSKLTDEKSSTEKASEYAMHLAGEAKNQENRLKKKSQEKKKSNLELFKEELRMIQEEREERHKYKNVARSMLTHLDSDSGTKENDVGSFDNGDPNTTNLYLGNLSPKITEQQLMELFGKYGPLASIKIMWPRSEEEKNRGRNCGFVAYMSRRDAERALKYLNGCDVMGYEMKLGWGKSVPIFNHPIYIPPALVEYSMPPPPSGLPFNAQTQGGEPVEERVSSAEYMANAEAREELNSVLRESVVKVVIPTDRTLLALIHRMIEFVVREGPLFEAMIMNREIENPMFRFLFENDSPAHIYYRWKLFSLLQGDTPSEWREKEFRMFVGGSVWKPPPLNFYTQGMPDELMPEDANESNKGALSNAQRDRLEDLIRHLTPERTKIGDAMIFCIEHADAADEICECIAESMANPETQPPKKIARLYLISDILHNCSVKVQNASFFRKAMEKNLLDIFRELNAAYMNIESRLKAEGFKVRVLQVCRTWEEWVVYPREFLLKLRNTFLGQPTSESPAEELDGAPLSGDEKDDEDLDGVPLDGAALLKSAMLRGLPDMVAAEGHRSTATATSVERNSHDSDADDDIDGIPLDEDIDGVPLGVGFGKGAGGAFVPSKWETVDPEQIEAQAVTTSKWDKLNPVTPEPPRIGGGGDSDDSDDGESLGASDAARDYDEERRTRLREIELKILQYQDELESGKRSLKTGWTMAQQIEHFRRKLMKKSLRDPRGQENSDSASSEKYSSTSRERRSERRSPSPQELTKRTSHRSRSPYAKKSSRDSISPPRNSKLKRGRSRSASDSPKRYRDRRYDASPPRTKYRSPSPRSSRSSRDFVREASPPATSSGRYSSSSKSSPSRHRADKHKHRHKY from the exons ATGAAG AAAATCAATCAGCACAAATTGCAGGCCTTTGCTGTGGGGGCCATGGGGCAGCGTGGCCTTTCCCGGAAGGAGCAGGAAGAGCAGAAGAAGCGCGAGGAGGAACAAGCGGCGGCTCAT GCATTCCAGGAGTTTGTGGAGACCTTCCAGGAAGCTCCGAGTACACTGTCAAAGGTCTGGGTGAAGGCTGGAACGTACGATGCTGGTTCCCGGA AGGAAGATCATCGGGAACGCGGGAAGCTGTACAAGCCAACGTCCAAGTTGACGGATGAGAAGAGTTCCACGGAGAAGGCATCCGAGTATGCGATGCATTTAGCGGGGGAAgcaaaaaatcaggaaaatcgCCTCAAGAAGAAATCgcaggagaagaaaaagagcAATTTGGAGCTGTTCAAGGAGGAGCTGCGGATGATTCAGGAGGAGCGTGAGGAACGGCACAAGTACAAGAATGTCGCACGATCAATGCTCACGCATCTGGATTCGGATTCAGGAACAAAAGAGAATGACGTGGGATCCTTTGACAATGGAGATCCCAACACGACTAACCTCTATTTGGGGAATCTCTCGCCCAAGATTACGGAGCAGCAGCTAATGGAGCTCTTTGGCAAGTACGGCCCACTTGCCAGCATTAAGATCATGTGGCCACGCAGTGAGGAGGAGAAGAATCGCGGGCGGAATTGTGGCTTTGTGGCCTACATGAGTCGTCGGGATGCCGAGAGGGCGCTCAAGTATCTCAACGGATGTGACGTCATGGGGTACGAGATGAAGCTGGGCTGGGGGAAGTCCGTGCCAATCTTCAATCATCCCATCTACATCCCACCCGCCCTGGTGGAGTACTCAATGCCACCCCCACCATCGGGGCTCCCCTTCAATGCCCAAACTCAGGGTGGGGAGCCCGTGGAGGAGCGTGTCTCCTCCGCTGAGTACATGGCCAATGCGGAAGCACGAGAGGAGCTGAACAGCGTCCTCCGGGAGTCCGTTGTGAAGGTTGTCATCCCCACAGATCGCACCCTGTTGGCCCTCATTCATCGCATGATTGAGTTTGTGGTGCGCGAGGGGCCCCTCTTTGAGGCAATGATCATGAATCGCGAAATTGAGAATCCCATGTTTCGCTTCCTGTTTGAGAATGACAGCCCAGCGCACATCTACTACCGCTGGAAGCTCTTCAGTCTCCTCCAGGGCGACACGCCGAGTGAGTGGCGCGAAAAGGAGTTCCGGATGTTTGTCGGGGGGAGCGTGTGGAAGCCACCACCGTTGAATTTCTACACGCAGGGCATGCCGGATGAGCTGATGCCCGAGGATGCCAATGAATCCAACAAGGGGGCGCTCTCAAATGC GCAGAGGGATCGTTTGGAGGACTTAATAAGGCATTTAACGCCGGAAAGGACAAAAATTGGGGACGCCATGATTTTCTGCATTGAGCACGCTGATGCAGCGGATGAGATTTGCGAATGTATTGCGGAATCAATGGCAAATCCAGAGACACAGCCACCGAAGAAGATTGCCCGCCTCTATCTCATCTCCGACATTCTGCACAATTGCAGTGTCAAAGTACAAAATGCCAGCTTCTTCCGGAAAGC CATGGAGAAGAACCTCCTGGACATTTTCCGGGAACTCAATGCGGCTTATATGAATATTGAGAGTCGCCTCAAAGCGGAGGGTTTCAAGGTGCGCGTCCTGCAGGTGTGTCGAACGTGGGAGGAGTGGGTGGTGTATCCGCGGGAGTTCCTTCTGAAGCTGCGCAACACTTTCCTGGGGCAACCGACGAGTGAGAGTCCCGCTGAGGAGCTCGATGGGGCCCCACTCTCGGGTGATGAGAAGGATGATGAGGATCTCGATGGGGTGCCCCTGGATGGGGCTGCATTGCTAAAGAGCGCCATGCTGCGTGGTTTGCCGGACATGGTGGCAGCTGAGGGGCATCGTAGCACCGCCACGGCCACCTCTGTGGAGCGCAATAGCCATGACAGTGATGCTGATGATGATATTGATGGGATTCCATTGGATGAGGACATTGATGGGGTCCCGCTGGGGGTGGGATTTGGGAAGGGAGCTGGTGGGGCGTTTGTGCCGTCAAAGTGGGAAACGGTGGATCCGGAACAGATTGAGGCACAAGCCGTGACGACGAGTAAATGGGATAAGTTGAATCCCGTAACGCCAGAGCCACCACGAATTGGTGGTGGTGGGGATAGTGATGATAGTGACGATGGTGAGAGCTTGGGGGCGTCGGACGCAGCGCGGGATTACGATGAGGAGCGTCGAACGCGTTTGCGTgagattgaattgaaaattctgcaGTATCAGGATGAATTGGAGTCCGGGAAGAGATCACTCAAGACTGGCTGGACGATGGCGCAGCAGATTGAGCACTTCCGGCGGAAACTCATGAAGAAG TCTCTCCGGGATCCACGGGGGCAGGAGAATTCGGATTCAGCCTCATCGGAGAAGTATTCATCAACTTCCAGAGAACGAAGGTCAGAGAGGAGGAGTCCCAGCCCTCAAGA acTCACAAAAAGGACATCACATCGATCACGATCGCCATATGCGAAAAAATCCTCAAGGGATTCAATTTCCCCACCAAGGAATTCCAA GCTGAAACGCGGCAGATCGCGCAGTGCGTCGGATTCCCCAAAGAGATACCGAGATAGGCGTTATGATGCAAGTCCCCCGCGTACAAAGTATCGTTCCCCATCGCCACGGAGTTCCCGGTCGAGCAGGGACTTTGTCCGGGAAGCTTCACCACCCGCAACATCTTCCGGACGCTACAGTAGCTCATCAAAATCCTCCCCAAGTCGGCATCGGGCTGACAAGCACAAGCATCGGCATAAATACTAA
- the LOC129793703 gene encoding uncharacterized protein LOC129793703, giving the protein MLKMFVTKVLSFVIFSLFLLPHFDSASAAPSVMINSHGTIISETGADSTNNQNGFNEDSFDEVNVGLKVGAFLGGVAVPLQGAAPIPVTAPGAPGFVAVPQGTVVAIPGVPVPQPGHIRVSTGQALNANPTSILTSAIAVNKLPLDIKLHGDLKEEAAAKATVIEEETIAADI; this is encoded by the exons atgctaaaaatgttCGTGACTAAAGTGCTTTCCTTTGTAATTTTCTCCCTATTTCTTCTTCCACATTTTG ATTCAGCATCAGCAGCACCAAGTGTAATGATTAATTCGCATGGTACAATTATTAGTG AGACTGGTGCTGATTCAACTAACAATCAGAATGGTTTCA ACGAAGACTCGTTCGATGAGGTTAATGTAGGTTTAAAAGTAGGTGCATTTCTAGGAGGAGTTGCTGTACCTCTACAAG GTGCAGCTCCAATTCCAGTTACTGCCCCAGGCGCCCCAGGTTTTGTCGCTGTACCTCAAG GTACTGTTGTAGCCATTCCGGGCGTTCCTGTGCCTCAGCCAGGACATATTCGAGTATCTACTG gtCAAGCACTCAATGCTAATCCGACATCTATTTTAACG tCAGCAATAGCTGTTAATAAACTACCACTTGACATAAAGCTCCATGGGGATTTAAAGGAAGAAGCGGCTGCAAAGGCAACGGTGATAGAAGAGGAAACCATCGCTGCTGACATATAA
- the LOC129793704 gene encoding uncharacterized protein LOC129793704 isoform X3, which produces MSVKSVKNRAQKIYSLIFCLFFLQQIDPTSARPAQALGIDTGGSGLLGGLGLGNLSLLIVPKKIRKKRIFLSGGASTASGANGTAGSGNQGVQINVGPQNSTVLGSGSASDGGTFSTGSGANSGRVTINNSATSSSETNGILDFNLNNPTPAGAYTYSDGKGYTLTIGGNAGQTVSGGRAVREDDRIYINTNQLLSLSIPESQINMAGVY; this is translated from the exons ATGTCCGTGAAAAGTGTAAAAAATCGCGCGCAGaagatttattcattaatCTTTTGCCTTTTCTTTCTCCAACAAATTg ATCCAACGTCAGCAAGACCAGCGCAAGCTTTAGGAATTg ATACAGGGGGTTCCGGATTATTAGGTGGTCTAGGTCTAGGTAATTTATCCTTATTAATTGTCCCTAAAAAGATACGAAAAAAGCGAATATTTCTTTCAGGTGGTGCAAGTACTGCAAGTGGTGCAAATGGAACAGCTGGTAGTGGAAATCAAGGTGTTCAAATTAACGTAGGACCGCAAAATAGTACAGTTCTGGGCTCTGGTTCAGCTTCAG ATGGAGGTACTTTTAGTACAGGGAGTGGAGCTAACTCAGGCAGAGTAACAATTAATAATTCAGCCACATCATCATCGGAAACAAACGGAA TTTTAGACTTTAATCTCAATAACCCAACACCAGCTGGAGCATACACat ATTCTGACGGGAAAGGCTATACCTTAACCATTGGCGGAAATGCGGGACAGACtg TGTCAGGGGGGAGAGCAGTTAGAGAAGACGACAGAATCTACATTAATACTAATCAATTATTATCATTATCCATACCAGAAAGTCAAATAAATATGGCAG GTGTCTACTGA
- the LOC129793704 gene encoding uncharacterized protein LOC129793704 isoform X2, with protein sequence MSVKSVKNRAQKIYSLIFCLFFLQQIDPTSARPAQALGIDTGGSGLLGGLGLGGASTASGANGTAGSGNQGVQINVGPQNSTVLGSGSASASNTAFKWDLESFSDSLIPSKNFDLSSVLKRKSPMLQPSSSDGGTFSTGSGANSGRVTINNSATSSSETNGILDFNLNNPTPAGAYTYSDGKGYTLTIGGNAGQTVSGGRAVREDDRIYINTNQLLSLSIPESQINMAGVY encoded by the exons ATGTCCGTGAAAAGTGTAAAAAATCGCGCGCAGaagatttattcattaatCTTTTGCCTTTTCTTTCTCCAACAAATTg ATCCAACGTCAGCAAGACCAGCGCAAGCTTTAGGAATTg ATACAGGGGGTTCCGGATTATTAGGTGGTCTAGGTCTAG GTGGTGCAAGTACTGCAAGTGGTGCAAATGGAACAGCTGGTAGTGGAAATCAAGGTGTTCAAATTAACGTAGGACCGCAAAATAGTACAGTTCTGGGCTCTGGTTCAGCTTCAG CTAGTAATACGGCCTTCAAATGGGACCTAGAATCAT tCTCGGATTCACTTATTCCATCtaagaattttgatttatcaTCAGTTCTTAAGAGGAAATCACCTATGTTACAACCTAGCAGCTCgg ATGGAGGTACTTTTAGTACAGGGAGTGGAGCTAACTCAGGCAGAGTAACAATTAATAATTCAGCCACATCATCATCGGAAACAAACGGAA TTTTAGACTTTAATCTCAATAACCCAACACCAGCTGGAGCATACACat ATTCTGACGGGAAAGGCTATACCTTAACCATTGGCGGAAATGCGGGACAGACtg TGTCAGGGGGGAGAGCAGTTAGAGAAGACGACAGAATCTACATTAATACTAATCAATTATTATCATTATCCATACCAGAAAGTCAAATAAATATGGCAG GTGTCTACTGA
- the LOC129793704 gene encoding uncharacterized protein LOC129793704 isoform X1 gives MSVKSVKNRAQKIYSLIFCLFFLQQIDPTSARPAQALGIDTGGSGLLGGLGLGNLSLLIVPKKIRKKRIFLSGGASTASGANGTAGSGNQGVQINVGPQNSTVLGSGSASASNTAFKWDLESFSDSLIPSKNFDLSSVLKRKSPMLQPSSSDGGTFSTGSGANSGRVTINNSATSSSETNGILDFNLNNPTPAGAYTYSDGKGYTLTIGGNAGQTVSGGRAVREDDRIYINTNQLLSLSIPESQINMAGVY, from the exons ATGTCCGTGAAAAGTGTAAAAAATCGCGCGCAGaagatttattcattaatCTTTTGCCTTTTCTTTCTCCAACAAATTg ATCCAACGTCAGCAAGACCAGCGCAAGCTTTAGGAATTg ATACAGGGGGTTCCGGATTATTAGGTGGTCTAGGTCTAGGTAATTTATCCTTATTAATTGTCCCTAAAAAGATACGAAAAAAGCGAATATTTCTTTCAGGTGGTGCAAGTACTGCAAGTGGTGCAAATGGAACAGCTGGTAGTGGAAATCAAGGTGTTCAAATTAACGTAGGACCGCAAAATAGTACAGTTCTGGGCTCTGGTTCAGCTTCAG CTAGTAATACGGCCTTCAAATGGGACCTAGAATCAT tCTCGGATTCACTTATTCCATCtaagaattttgatttatcaTCAGTTCTTAAGAGGAAATCACCTATGTTACAACCTAGCAGCTCgg ATGGAGGTACTTTTAGTACAGGGAGTGGAGCTAACTCAGGCAGAGTAACAATTAATAATTCAGCCACATCATCATCGGAAACAAACGGAA TTTTAGACTTTAATCTCAATAACCCAACACCAGCTGGAGCATACACat ATTCTGACGGGAAAGGCTATACCTTAACCATTGGCGGAAATGCGGGACAGACtg TGTCAGGGGGGAGAGCAGTTAGAGAAGACGACAGAATCTACATTAATACTAATCAATTATTATCATTATCCATACCAGAAAGTCAAATAAATATGGCAG GTGTCTACTGA